The DNA sequence CGAATTCAACAGCGCGATCGGCCCTTACAAAGGCGGGCTCCGCTTCCACCCCTCGGTCTACATCGGCATCATTAAATTCTTGGGCTTCGAACAGATCTTCAAGAACGCCCTCACCACCCTGCCGATGGGCGGCGGCAAAGGGGGTTCCGACTTCGATCCCAAGGGTAAATCGGACACTGAAGTAATGCGCTTCTGCCAGAGCTTTATGACCGAACTTTGCAAATATATCGGCCCGGATACCGACGTGCCGGCCGGTGATATCGGCGTCGGCGGACGCGAAATAGGCTACATGTTCGGCCAGTACAAGCGGATCCGCAACGAGTTTACCGGGGTCCTGACCGGCAAGGGTCTCGAATGGGGCGGCTCACTGGTCCGGACCGAGGCGACCGGCTACGGCCTGATCTACTTCCTGCTCGAAATGCTGAAAGACATGGGTAAGGAGATCAAAGGTTCGACCGTCGTCAGCTCCGGCTCGGGGAACGTCTCGATCTACGCCGCGCAGAAGTGCCAGGAGCTGGGGGCGAAAGTCGTCGCTATGTCCGACTCCAACGGCTATATCTATGACAAGGACGGGATCGACCTCAAGACCGTCAAACAGCTCAAGGAAGTGGAGCGCAAAAGGATCAAGGATTACCTCAAGTTCCACCCGAAGGCGGTTTACGAGGAAGGTTGCGACAATATCTGGAAAGTGAAATGCGACCTCGCCCTCCCCAACGCCACCCAGAACGAGATCGACAAGAAGTCGGCCGAGAAATTGGTGGAGAACGGTGTTTGGGCGGTCGCGGAAGGGGCCAACATGCCCTCCACCCCCGACGCTATCAAGGTCTTCCAGGCAGCTAAAGTCGGCTTCGGCCCGGCCAAAGCGGCCAATGCCGGCGGCGTAGCCACCTCTGGGTTGGAAATGACCCAGAACAGCCAGCGCCTCTCCTGGACGTTTGAGGAGACCGACAAGTACCTCAACCGGATCATGAAGGATATCTACAAGCAGTCTAAAGCGGCTTCGATCGAGTACGGCAAGCCGGGGAACCTGGTCATCGGCGCCAACATCGCCGGTTTCACCAAGGTCGCCAAGTCGATGTACGCTCAAGGGTTGGTGTAGGTAGACACCCCTCACCCGAGCTGCGTTAAGCTTAGACCCCTCTCCCTAAGGGAGAGGGGTCTTTGATTTGGTAAAGATGAGGTGAGGGGAAGCTGATCTTATAGCGCTTCCAAGTATTTCTCGATCTCCCACGGGGTGATCCGCATCCGGTAGTCGTCAAATTCGCTGATCTTGGCGTTATAGAAGCTCTCGAAGGTGTGCTTGCCGAGGGCGGCTTTGATCACCTCGTCATTCTTCAGCTCTTCGACCGCCCGCTTGATCGAGAACGGCAGCATCTCGATCTTCAGTTCTTTTAACCGGGCCGGATCGAGGTGGTAAACGTTCTCTTCGACCGGCTTCGGCGGCTTGAGCCCCCGCTTGACCCCATCCAGGCCGCACATCAACATCGCGGCAAAGGCGAGATACGGGTTGCAGGCCGGATCGGGACAGCGCAGCTCCATCCGAGTGGAAAGCTCACGGCCCGGCGAGTAGCGCGGGATCCTGATGAGAGCTGACCGGTTGACCTGCCCCCAGCAGATATAGACCGGCGCTTCATAGCCAGAAACCAGGCGCTTATAAGAGTTGACCGTCGGGGCGACGACCGCCGTCAGCGCCCGGGCGTGGGCCAACTGGCCGGCCAGATAACTATAGGCGACCTCGGACAACTTGTATTTATCTTTGGCGTCGAAAAAGGCGCTCTTCCCCTTCTTGTCAAACAATGACTGGTGAACATGCATCCCGCTCCCCGCCTGGCCGAACAAGGGCTTAGGCATAAAGGAAGCGTACAACCCGTGCTGGGCGGCGATCGATTTGATGACGTATTTCAGCGTCACGGTATTGTCGGCCGAAGTGAGGGCGTTGGAATAGCGGACCGCGATCTCGTGCTGGCCGGGACCGACCTCGTGGTGCGACATCTCCACTTCCATCCCCATCGCTTCCAGGGCAAAGATCATATCTTCGCGCACTTCCGAGGCAAAATCGCGCGCCGGGTAGTCGAAATAGCCGCCGATATCGTGCGGAGCGGTAGTGATCCGGCCATCCTCTTTCTTGAAGAGGTAGAACTCGACCTCGGGGCCGGTATTGAAGTGATAACCCATTTTGTTGGCTTCGGCCAAGGCTCTTTTCAGGATCGACCGGGGATCCCCTTCGAACGGTTGGCCATCGGGAGTGTAGACGTCGCAGATCAGGCGGGCCGACTTTTTCCCTTCCAGTTTCCAGGGGATAAGCTGATAGGTCGCTACATCGGGCTTGAGGAACATGTCGGATTCGGCGATCCGGGTAAAACCTTCGATCGAAGAGCCGTCGAACCAGATCCCTTTATCGAGAACGTCCTCCAGCCGCGAAGCCGGGATAGTGACGCATTTCATCATCCCCAGGATATCGGTGAACTGCAGTAAGATGAACTTAACTTCCGCCTTCTTGACCCTCTGAAGAATTTCCTTACCGGCCGCGTTGATTGTCATGTTTGGCCTCCTATTATTTTTGGCGACTTTCATTATAGCGAATGCCTATTTAATAGGCAAGCTAAAAAAGAGCGTCTCCCGCGAGTTTAACCGCGCTCGCCGCACTACCCGCCCGTAAGGATCGATCACCGCCGAAAAGCCAGTATTTCCCACCTGGACGAAATAACGCCGGTTTTCCACCGCCCGCAAGATCCCATTTTGAAGATGCTGATAAGCGGCATCGGAATCACCGAACCAACCGTCATTGGTCACCGTCAGGATAATGTCACCGCCCCGCCTAACCCGCTCCTTGATCAATCCGGGAAAAGTCGATTCAAAACAGATCGCCGCCGCGAACTTCCGCCCGGCCGCTTCGATCAGCCGGACCTCTTTCCCCGGCCAGAAATCGTTGTCAAAATAACCTGTCCCCCGCAACAGGGGATAAAGGAGCGGCCGGAAAGGCAAGTACTCGCCAAACGGGACCGGATGTTCCTTGTCATAGCGGGAGACGACCTCGCCCAAAGGAGAGAACGAAACCAGCGAGTTATAAGCCCGGCCATTCTCAAAAAACGGCGTCCCTATCACCAACCAGGCCTGCGTCTCCCTGGCCAGCGCTTGCAGGCGCGGCAAGGTCCGCCCATCCTGGAGTATATAAGTAAAAACCGCTGTCTCGGGCCAAATGATGATCTCCGGTTCCAGGGTCGCGGCCTGCCGGGTCATATTTTCCTGAAGGTCAAAGATCTTCATGACCAGCGCCGGGTTCATCTTGTCCATCTGGTCAACATTGGGCTGGATGAGGGCAAGCTTGGGGAAATTACGAATGACTAATGACGAATGACTAATTGTGGAGTAACCATATGCCAAACAAACGGCAACCAGAAGAAAAACAAAAAGCATTGTAGGGACAGGGTTTATCCCTGTCCGTTTCTCTCGGACAGCCATAAAGGCTGTCCCTACATCCGCCAAAGCCGCATTGAACAACACCACCACAAAACTAACCCCATACACCGTAACCAGCGAGGCGATCTGGATGAACGGTAAAAAGTCCGCCTGGCTATAGCCGACAACGCCGGCCGTCACGCCAAAAGGGCCGAGGCCGCGCAGCCATTCGACCGCTACCCAACTGAACGCCAAGCTGATGGCACGAGGGATGGGGGACCGAGGAATCAAGGCGAACAATAGAATAAAGAAAGATTGAAAAAGGGCCAGGCCCAACCAACCAAACACTACCCACCACCCGCCGAAACGGAAGAGGGAAGTTATCCAGAAGAGGTTCAGGCCAAAGAACACCAGTCCGAAGCTCAAGCCGCAGGCTAGCGCCCCTCGCCGGTCAGGTGCTTTATTCAGGGCGTAGAAGAATGGAACAAGCGCGACCCAGGCCAGCCACCAGAGGTTGTATTTCGGGAAGGCGAGCGCCAGCACAAGGCCAGACAATCCTGACAGAAAAATCCACCATACCAATTCCCTTGCTTTACCCCTATCCCCTATCCCCTTCCCCCTTATTAAGGGGGAAGGGGAAAAAGGGGTTAGGGGTAAAAGGGGTGAGGATCTCACTGGATCGTCACCGCGCAGTTCAGAATATCAAGCGCCGGGGCAAGCAAAGTATTTTCTTCATCCGGGACCGAGCCGGTCGACCCGGCCAGGCTGGAAATATAGGCATTGGTCGAAGCCAGGTGGTCGGCCGATAGTTTGGCGGCATCGCTCGGCCAGGCCGCTGTAAAAAAGTCAAAGTAAATGATCTTGGGGATCGCGGCCCCGAAGATCTGGCTGAGACGGAAGTTGAACTTTAATTTCGTGCCGGTCGCCTCCAGATTGCCCAGCGGGACCCGGGGGTTCGAGCTCCCCTGGGTGAACGGTCCGGCCGCCAGGAAGTAGCCGCCCGGATCGGTAATGACATAACCAGCCCAGGAATAATAAAAACCAGTGTAATAATCGGCGATCACCCCCAGCCTGGGAGTTGTTCCCGGCTCGAGCAGCTCAAAGTCAATATTGTCCGGCGGCGGCAGCGGGACCTTGAATGCTTCGCCGGTCCCGACCACCAGGAAGTAGCGGTTGGCGTCGGCGTCATAGTTCCCGCGCAAGGTCACTTCGACCACCATCTGGTCGCCGTAAGTCACATACTGGGTGACAGTTTTGGCACAACCGCTCAAAACAAATCCAAACATCAAACATCCAACCTCAAAACAAATCGCAACTAATAATTTCCAATTCCCAAATATTTTGGAATTTGATTTTTTATTTTTGCCAATTGTTTTGAAGTTTGAAGTTGGATGTTTGAAGTTCATTTTATTAATATCTCCTGATCTCCCCTTCCGGCTTCAGTCCCCGCAATTCCTTTTCAAAGCTGTCAAAATAAAAACCGCGGCCGCCGGCAAACCCGACCGGGTCGCCGGGCAGGGCCTTGAGCGAAAAAGTGAAACTGAATTCTTTGCGGTAATCGGAGTACGCGTACTTCATTTCCCAGCAGTGGAGCTGCTTGACGAGCATTATATCACGCACCTTCAGCTCCCGGGTCGCCGGATCAAAGACCTGGCCGACGCGGAAATGGAACTCGTTCGGTCCCTTTTCCAGCAGATACCAGTCGTACAGGGCGCTGGCGGAACGCAACCCCGTCCCGTTCAGGTCCTGCGCCAGGGAGAGGCTTAGGCCAAAATAGCTGGCTGGGGTCAGGTTGAGCGCCGTAACCAGGTCCTTGTAGCGGGTATTTTCTATATCCCAGCCGGTGTCGAGCGTCCAGCGGAGCCAACCAGCGGGCTGGGCCATCAGGCGGGTCATCACGTCGAACCACTTGCTCGTCTGCCAGTTGTGCCCCCCCTCCAGCGACCAGCTGAAATCGCTCAAGTGGTAGAAAGTCAGCTTTTCCTGGAGGTCGTGATAGCGGCTGCCGAGCTGGTCAAAAAAGAATGGCGTGTTCCCGTCCGTATAACCCTGGCGGAAAGTCAGGTCGTTGCGCAGGCAGGAGCGCCAGTTACTGTTCAGGCTGGCCCCCTCCCGCAAAGCGTAGAGCTGGTCCCCCGGGCCGTACAGGAACTGGTCGATCCCGGCCGAGAGGTTGAGGGTGGTCGAGGCGCCCAGCGGCAAAGCCTTGGCGGCGTTGAGGGTCGAACGATAACGGCTCGTGGTGAAATCACGGTTCCCGCCGAGCTCCGCCACATACTTGACCT is a window from the Candidatus Margulisiibacteriota bacterium genome containing:
- the glnA gene encoding type I glutamate--ammonia ligase, coding for MTINAAGKEILQRVKKAEVKFILLQFTDILGMMKCVTIPASRLEDVLDKGIWFDGSSIEGFTRIAESDMFLKPDVATYQLIPWKLEGKKSARLICDVYTPDGQPFEGDPRSILKRALAEANKMGYHFNTGPEVEFYLFKKEDGRITTAPHDIGGYFDYPARDFASEVREDMIFALEAMGMEVEMSHHEVGPGQHEIAVRYSNALTSADNTVTLKYVIKSIAAQHGLYASFMPKPLFGQAGSGMHVHQSLFDKKGKSAFFDAKDKYKLSEVAYSYLAGQLAHARALTAVVAPTVNSYKRLVSGYEAPVYICWGQVNRSALIRIPRYSPGRELSTRMELRCPDPACNPYLAFAAMLMCGLDGVKRGLKPPKPVEENVYHLDPARLKELKIEMLPFSIKRAVEELKNDEVIKAALGKHTFESFYNAKISEFDDYRMRITPWEIEKYLEAL
- the lnt gene encoding apolipoprotein N-acyltransferase, with the translated sequence MSGLVLALAFPKYNLWWLAWVALVPFFYALNKAPDRRGALACGLSFGLVFFGLNLFWITSLFRFGGWWVVFGWLGLALFQSFFILLFALIPRSPIPRAISLAFSWVAVEWLRGLGPFGVTAGVVGYSQADFLPFIQIASLVTVYGVSFVVVLFNAALADVGTAFMAVREKRTGINPVPTMLFVFLLVAVCLAYGYSTISHSSLVIRNFPKLALIQPNVDQMDKMNPALVMKIFDLQENMTRQAATLEPEIIIWPETAVFTYILQDGRTLPRLQALARETQAWLVIGTPFFENGRAYNSLVSFSPLGEVVSRYDKEHPVPFGEYLPFRPLLYPLLRGTGYFDNDFWPGKEVRLIEAAGRKFAAAICFESTFPGLIKERVRRGGDIILTVTNDGWFGDSDAAYQHLQNGILRAVENRRYFVQVGNTGFSAVIDPYGRVVRRARLNSRETLFFSLPIK
- the gdhA gene encoding NADP-specific glutamate dehydrogenase, with translation MIMVRKVLDEVIKRNPNEPEFHQAVQEVLESVAPVIEKHPEFKEARILERVVEPERQIIFRVPWQDDKGEVHVNRGFRIEFNSAIGPYKGGLRFHPSVYIGIIKFLGFEQIFKNALTTLPMGGGKGGSDFDPKGKSDTEVMRFCQSFMTELCKYIGPDTDVPAGDIGVGGREIGYMFGQYKRIRNEFTGVLTGKGLEWGGSLVRTEATGYGLIYFLLEMLKDMGKEIKGSTVVSSGSGNVSIYAAQKCQELGAKVVAMSDSNGYIYDKDGIDLKTVKQLKEVERKRIKDYLKFHPKAVYEEGCDNIWKVKCDLALPNATQNEIDKKSAEKLVENGVWAVAEGANMPSTPDAIKVFQAAKVGFGPAKAANAGGVATSGLEMTQNSQRLSWTFEETDKYLNRIMKDIYKQSKAASIEYGKPGNLVIGANIAGFTKVAKSMYAQGLV